The window ATATTATAATAAGTGGAATGATATCTAATCACGTTAAATATAGCagttaaataaaatcaatttatgATGATTTATTatatctgaattggtgcaatgaATTGTATTTATTATCATCATCATATTTTTCCTAATATATTATCTTGACGTgtgtaaataaattaaaaaaaataattattatttattattctttTCTATATTTATGCAATTCGACTTATTGTTATGGTCTCCAAAGGGGAAAGGAATAAGTAACGATGGCGTAAATAATAAGTAAATATTTGCCCTTTTTTGCTATCCCAGGAATAACTGAACGAACAATTGTCACTGAATACACATTTCAATGGTTTATTCACTGTCTAAAACCAATAATATAAAGTGTAGAAAAGGACCCCAATTCTTCTTGTCACATAATAATCCTCGTGCATGCATATTTTATATTCGGAACAGATGGAGAAACGCTACTAAATGTTGCGATAGTCACCAGCAATATCCTTAGCAATCTTTTGAGCATCCTCTCCGGAGCCTAGAATTCCCATTCTCACAAGTCCGGCGCAGTAAAGCTTATTCTTCCCTTTCCAGTGGTTAGGGTATTTCTGCTTCGACATTCCGTCTTCTCCTATCAGGAAATCATCACCCTgtcaaaaaaaaatacatatatattattaaattttatgaAAAGCACTGCATGCCTTCGAAGGAACATGACTTTCACTTGAATCTACAGAAAAGTTTGAGGTTACCTTAAGCCATTTCTTGACGGAGCTCCTGTAGCCTGTTGCGAGGATGACAGCGTCGAAGTTCTGAATCTTTCCGTCTGTGAATGTGACGTTGTGGCCGTCGATGCTCTTTATCGACGGAACGACCTGAACGGCTCCTGATTTAATTTTGCTTACCGTGCCAACATCAACGACCGGGTATATTGGGGTGTGCTTTTTCATGTACATGGGTCCTATCGGCGGTCTGTGTAGGCCATACTTTGCGAGATTCCCGTATATGAAATAACATGCGAGGAGAATTAAGTGGTCGACTAGCCACATTGGCAAATATTTCATGAGACGCATGGCAACGAACCATATCCCCCTCGGTACTATGTGAAGCTGCATGAGCAAATACAGACCACCAAATTTAAATAAACAATTCATCGCAAAAGATCCATCTAACTTTTTTTTGATTTTGCAAAAGCCATTTATTTGTTGTTTTATCTCTTCCATCAATTATATAAATACAAATTTTGTAAAATGAAGAACAAATGTACTTTTTCCACAATCTAAGAATTAAATATTGGGTTAAGAATTTCATAATTTtgaatggtcgattttgataatCGATGTCCAAATAAAAGGTAAATGCCTTTTTGGCGTATATTTCCTTGCTTTCCAAATGGAATGAAATTAATAATATGATTATTGAGTCATAATTAAGTTACCTGGCTCCTGACGACGACGCAGGTGGTGTGGACCCCGCCGTTGGCGAGGTCGAGCGCTATCTCCATGCCGGAGTTGCCGCCCCCCACCACGAGCACGGCCTTCCCCTCGTAGTCCCTCCCCGTCCGGTATCGGCTCGAATGCACCACTGACCCACGGAACTCCGCCAGACCCGGGATCTCCGGCATCGCCGGATCGGCGTTTTCCCCGCTCGCCACCACAAGGTACCGCGCGGCGTAAAGCTCCTCAGCGCCGCTGCCGTTCTCTTCTGTGTTCCTCGCCGTCACCAGCCACCTCCCCGACGCCTCGTGGTACTCCGCTGACACCACCTCGCGGCTCAGTGCCACGCGGAGCCGGAACCGCTCCGCGTAGTCATCCAGGTAGCGGACGAAGTCGTTCTTGGGGAGGAACGTGGGTGCCTCAGGCGGGTGGGCCGAGTGCGGGAGATGGCTGTACTCCTTGGCCAGATGGAGCTTGACGCGATCGTAGCATCGCTGCCGCCACAACGAGGCGATGCAGCCGTCGCGCTCCAGGATGAGGCACGGCACCGACAGCTCCGTCAGGCACGCCGCCGTCGCCAGCCCGGACTGCCCTGCCCCGACGATCAACACTACCTCCTCCCTCATTGATCGCCTCGCACTCTGATTTCAGCAATTAGGAAAGTTGAGAATGGAGATTGAAATCATCCGAGGGAATCGTTTATATAGAAATAAGAATGCCGTTCGCTTTTGTTATCTCTCTGATTAAAGGAAGAAAgtatttaaccaaaaaaaaataaagaaggaaGTATTATActtataaagaaagaaataaaagtttatttcttgatggatgaaaataaataaataaaaaagggaAAAGCAACTAATTTCTTCCCTTTATCTTCCCTCTCAACAAGTAAGAAATTTAGGTAAATGATAAAGTTTAACAATTTTTTAagtatatattattttaaaattgggGGAAATAAAGCAATTATTTAACAttaacttattatttttttttacacaaCTATAATTCGTAGGGGCAAATGGTGACTAAgaattaataataaaatctaaagtAAAGTTTTTCTTGGgggaattaattttttataaaacattGTACATCCTTCCCTCGTAGTTTTTCTAGTCCATTATATTTAAGTAAAGTATGATGATGCCACATACATAtttgttgtttttctttttgtattAAGCATCCTTGCTCCTTCATCTTCATAGTAATATTTCTGTTTTTTTTGGTTTGTCAAAGCATTTGTAGTAAAGCT is drawn from Zingiber officinale cultivar Zhangliang chromosome 1B, Zo_v1.1, whole genome shotgun sequence and contains these coding sequences:
- the LOC122004728 gene encoding probable indole-3-pyruvate monooxygenase YUCCA10, giving the protein MREEVVLIVGAGQSGLATAACLTELSVPCLILERDGCIASLWRQRCYDRVKLHLAKEYSHLPHSAHPPEAPTFLPKNDFVRYLDDYAERFRLRVALSREVVSAEYHEASGRWLVTARNTEENGSGAEELYAARYLVVASGENADPAMPEIPGLAEFRGSVVHSSRYRTGRDYEGKAVLVVGGGNSGMEIALDLANGGVHTTCVVVRSQLHIVPRGIWFVAMRLMKYLPMWLVDHLILLACYFIYGNLAKYGLHRPPIGPMYMKKHTPIYPVVDVGTVSKIKSGAVQVVPSIKSIDGHNVTFTDGKIQNFDAVILATGYRSSVKKWLKGDDFLIGEDGMSKQKYPNHWKGKNKLYCAGLVRMGILGSGEDAQKIAKDIAGDYRNI